Proteins encoded by one window of Conger conger chromosome 1, fConCon1.1, whole genome shotgun sequence:
- the LOC133140481 gene encoding B-cell receptor CD22-like isoform X1 — translation MMNSPKNTSVSVSPSGEIVEGSSVILTCSSDANPPVQNYTWFKKNETGVWQAGSGQSLDISNFRSWNSGHYYCLSENKHGPQNSTALLATVQGGQTVAVAAAVGVGAIVALVFLGVVWVSRRRKSTNVTVHTEGDREGNKGPIYSNVSGTPMSHTETLCTDRGNGEFPLYSSVQPSNTHNQEELLYSTVCCPQSEDEVQYAIVQFLPSGAGPRPPASTVTEDCVLYSTV, via the exons ATGATGA ATTCTCCCAAGAAcacctcagtatcagtgagcccctctggtgaaatagtggagggcagttcagtgattctgacctgcagcagcgatgccaacccaccagtgcagaactaCACCTGGTTTAAGAAGAATGAaactggagtctggcaggctggatcaggacagagtctggACATTTCTAACTTTAGATCCTGGAACAGTGGACACTACTACTGTCTGTCAGAGAACAAACATGGACCTCAGAACTCTACTGCTCTACTGGCCACAGTGCAAG GAGgtcagactgtggctgtggctgcagCTGTGGGAGTCGGTGCCATTGTGGCTCTCGTGTTTCTTGGTGTTGTCTGGGTGAG cagGAGAAGAAAATCAACAAATGTGACAGTGCACACAGAAGGGGACAGGGAG GGGAATAAAGGCCCCATTTATAGCAACGTCTCAGGGACGCCAATGAGTCACACTGAAACCCTGTGTACAGACAGAGGAAACGGTGAATTTCCCCTCTACTCCTCTGTACAACCTtctaacacacacaaccaagaagagcttctatactccactgtgtgCTGCCCTCAGAGTGAGGACGAGGTTCAGTACGCCATCGTCCAGTTCCTCCCGTCTGGTGCTGGCCCCAG GCCACCAGCATCGACAGTGACGGAAGACTGCGTTCTCTACAGCACAgtttaa
- the LOC133140481 gene encoding B-cell receptor CD22-like isoform X2, which yields MMNSPKNTSVSVSPSGEIVEGSSVILTCSSDANPPVQNYTWFKKNETGVWQAGSGQSLDISNFRSWNSGHYYCLSENKHGPQNSTALLATVQGGQTVAVAAAVGVGAIVALVFLGVVWVRRRKSTNVTVHTEGDREGNKGPIYSNVSGTPMSHTETLCTDRGNGEFPLYSSVQPSNTHNQEELLYSTVCCPQSEDEVQYAIVQFLPSGAGPRPPASTVTEDCVLYSTV from the exons ATGATGA ATTCTCCCAAGAAcacctcagtatcagtgagcccctctggtgaaatagtggagggcagttcagtgattctgacctgcagcagcgatgccaacccaccagtgcagaactaCACCTGGTTTAAGAAGAATGAaactggagtctggcaggctggatcaggacagagtctggACATTTCTAACTTTAGATCCTGGAACAGTGGACACTACTACTGTCTGTCAGAGAACAAACATGGACCTCAGAACTCTACTGCTCTACTGGCCACAGTGCAAG GAGgtcagactgtggctgtggctgcagCTGTGGGAGTCGGTGCCATTGTGGCTCTCGTGTTTCTTGGTGTTGTCTGGGTGAG GAGAAGAAAATCAACAAATGTGACAGTGCACACAGAAGGGGACAGGGAG GGGAATAAAGGCCCCATTTATAGCAACGTCTCAGGGACGCCAATGAGTCACACTGAAACCCTGTGTACAGACAGAGGAAACGGTGAATTTCCCCTCTACTCCTCTGTACAACCTtctaacacacacaaccaagaagagcttctatactccactgtgtgCTGCCCTCAGAGTGAGGACGAGGTTCAGTACGCCATCGTCCAGTTCCTCCCGTCTGGTGCTGGCCCCAG GCCACCAGCATCGACAGTGACGGAAGACTGCGTTCTCTACAGCACAgtttaa